The Streptomyces sp. NBC_00510 genomic interval CTCCGACGGGCTGGACAGCCTGCGGCAGCTGCTGCGGCTCGCCCCGCGCACCGCCGTGCTGGTGCTGACCGCCGGCACGGACACCGACGCCGAGCGCGCCGCCGAGGCCGTCCGCGTCGGCGCCCAGGACCATCTGACCCCGGCCGACCTGGACCCGTCCCACCTGACCCGAGCCATCCGTTACGCCGTGGAGCACAAGCGCGCCGACGTCGCGCAGCGCCAGCTGACCGAGACCCGGCTGCTCGCCCAGGAGAACTCGCGGCTGGAACGCGGGCTGCTCCCCACGCCGCTGCTCCACGACGCCGACCTGCGCTTCGCCGCCCGCTACCGGCCCGGCCGCAGCCGGGCCCTGCTCGGCGGCGACTTCTACGACACCGTCCGCACCCCGGACGGCACCGTGCACGCGATGATCGGCGACGTCTGCGGCCACGGCCCGGACGAGGCCGCCCTCGGCGTCGAGCTGCGCATCGCCTGGCGCGCGCTGACGCTGGCCGGACTGTGCGGGGCCGCCCTGCTGGGCACCCTGCAGGAGGTCCTGGAGCACGAGCGGTCCGACGACGAGATCTTCGCGACCCTCTGCCAGGTCGACATCAGCCCGGACGGCCGCGCCGCCGACCTCTGGCTGGCCGGTCACCCGGCGCCGCTGGTGTCGCTGTCCGGGATGGCACCGCAGCTGCTGCCGTACGAGCACGGCGGTCCGGCGCTCGGGCTGCTGCCCCAGAGGGACTGCTGGGAGGGCGCGCGCTTCGAGCTGGGCGAGGCGTGGAGCCTGATGCTCTACACCGACGGGCTCATCGAGGGCCGGATCGGCCTGGGCGCGCAGCGGCTGGGCCAGGACGGCATGGTCGAGCTGGTCGGGCGGCAGCTGTCCGCCGGACTCGCCGGCGAGGAGCTGCTGGACGCGGCCATGACGGAGGTACGGGAGCTCAACGGCGGGGAGCTGACGGACGACGTCGCCCTCATGCTCCTGGAGTCGGGCGCCTGATCCGCGGGCCCGGCCGGTCCGCCGGCCGGGGGGACTCCGCCTCAGCGGTTGAAAGGGCCGTACGGGCCGTCGCTGCTGCTGCCGCCGCCGCGCCGCCGCGGACCGGACACCTGCTTGAGGGCGGGACGCACGTCCACCGTGTAGACGATCACCGCGATCAGGCCGATGACCGGCAGGAACGACATGATCGGCAGGATCGCGATCAGCGCCGCCGCCACGGCGAGGATGATCAGCCAGAAGGCCTTGGTCTTCTTGTCCGCCGCCCGGTAGGCGTCCTCACGCCGGATGGCCGCGTCGACCAGCGCGAACAGCGCGAAGACCAGCAGGGCGATGGAGATCCAGCCCATGAAGTCGTAGAAGCCCTGCACCAGCATTGCCGTCCACCTCCGTCATCGGCTCCCACCGTACCGGCACAACGAGCCGGGCACGCCGCGCGTGCCCGGCCCGTGATGTTCCGGCCGCTCAGGAAGCGGGCTTGCCCGGCGTCGCGGGCTTCTTGGCCACGGGGGCCTTCTTGACCGGGGCCTTCTTCGCCTGGCTGTCCTGCACCGGGGCCGGGGCGGGGGCGGGGGCGGGGGCCGGGGAAGGAGCCGGGGCGGGCTTGATGTCCGCGACCGGCGCCTGACGCGCGGCCGGGACGGGCTCGGGCTCGATCGCGACCGCGATGTCCTCGACCTGGTCGGCGGCCTCGCCGCGCCAGGTCGCGACCGCGTCCTTGCCGCGCTCGGCCAGGCCGTCGTAGGCCTCCTTGGCGCGGACCGCGTACTCGGCGGCACGGCCCACCTGCTGCAGCGCGAAGTCCTGCGCGGAGTCACGCAGCTTGCGCAGGTCGCCGTCGATGGTGCCCAGGAGCTCGTTGACCTTGGCCTGCGCCTTGGTCTGGGCGTCCTTGGCCTGCGCGGTCACCTTCTCCTGCACGGCCTTGGGGTCGGTGCCGCGGATCTTCTCGATCCGCTCGGGGGCCTCGGCGCGGATCTTCTCGATCAGCGGCGGGACCTCCTTGAGCTTCTCGGCCGCGAGGTCCGCGGTCCCGGCCAGCGCGTACAGCGGGGTCGGGTCCTTGAGGGTCTTGACGATGTCTTCGGTGATCGCCATGAGGGTTTCTCCCGTTTGAGGATGGTGGCGTGTACGTCTGTTCAGTCGCCCGTTCCGCGCGACCGGGCGCAGCCGGTCACCCGGCGGCCGCGGCGTCGTCGCCGCTGCCCGGTCCGGCCGGTCCGGACGCGTTCGGCTTCAGCACGGCGACAGCCTTCTTCGCCGCCTTCTTCGCCACGTGCTCGCGCGGCGCGGCGGGCTGCTCGTCAAGAGCTTCCTCCACTGCGGCGTTCTCCTTGCGGAACGACTCGTAGATCTGCAGGAGGACTTGCTTCTGCTTCTCGTTGATCGCCGTGTCGGCCAGGATGGCGGTCCGCACCTCCATCCCTTCGCCCTGGTCCCGCTCGTCGAGGATCCCCGCCTGCACGTACAGGGTCTCGGCGGAGATGCGCAGCGCCCTGGCGAGCTGCTGCAGGATCTCGGCACTGGGCTTGCGCAGCCCGCGCTCGATCTGGCTGAGGTAGGGGTTGGACACCCCCGCGGCGTCGGCGAGCTGACGCAGGGACAGCTGCGCGTTGCGGCGCTGCTCCCGCAGGTACTCGCCGAGGGTGCCGACGTTCAGTGAAGCCATGCCTCCGAGGATGCCGCGCGGTGCTAACTTTTGCAAGCAAGGTGCTTGCAAAAGTCTCGTTAAGGGGATGTGACATCCCCCGCACGGCCCAGCCGGCCGCCCCGGCCCGCTGTCGGCCCCGGCGCGCATAATGCCGCCGTGGACCTGCGCACCGAACTGCTCCCGCCGCCCGTCAGCCCGGAACGACTGGCGGAGGTCGCCCGTGAGATCGAGCGCATCGCGGACCTCGCCGGGTCCGGCGAACCGGCGGAGAAAGCCGTGGCAGCCTTCAACGAGCGCACGGGCCACGCCTACCTGCCGTCCGACTTCGCCTGGTACGACGCGTCGCGCGGCCTGGAGGAGTTCGCCCGGGAGGCCGCCCGGCCCGCCCGGCCGCGGGTGGCGGACATCACGCGCGAGGAACTCGTCGAGATCGTCCGCCGTGTCGATGCCGACCCGGCCGGCGAGGACACCGACCACTACCTGTTGCTCTTCGACTGCAACACCCCGCACCCCCGGGCCTGCGACCTGCTCTTCCACCCGCCGGCCGGCCTCGAGGACGCCCCGCCCGGGCGGATCGTCGACGCCGCGCTCGCCTACCGGCCGATCGCCCTGTGAACCGGGCGCGGGTGGCCGGTTGACCCTGACCCTGGGGCAGGCCACAGCATCGAAGCGGCCGGGCGGCGTGCCCGGCCCGAGGGAGGGAGCCCGCCATGGACTCGCTGACGATCGGGGCGTTCGCGAAGGCGTCCCGGCTGTCGCCGAAGGCGCTGCGGCTGTACGACCAGCTGGGGCTGCTGACGCCCGCGCGGGTCGATCCGCTGACCGGCTACCGCCACTACGCGCCCGCCCAGCTGGAGCGCGCCCGGCTCGTGGCGTGGCTGCGGCGCCTGGGTATGCCGCTGGCCCGCATACGTGAGGTGTGCGCGCTGGACGCGCCCGCCGCCGCACGGGAGATCCGGGCGTACTGGGCGCAGGTCGAGGCAGCGCACGGCGCGCGGCGGGACCTGGCCGCCTTCCTCGTCGATCACCTGTCCCGGAAGGACTCCGTTGTGAACGACGCGAACGACGCGAACCACTCCCTGGAACTGCGCTACGCCGCTCTTTCCGACGCCGGCCTGGTCCGGCCCGGCAACCAGGACACCGCCTACGCCGGCGCCCGGCTGCTGGCGGTGGCCGACGGCTTCGGAGGCGAGGGGGCGCCGGCGGGCGCCGCCGCCGTCGACGCGCTGAAGGAGCTCGACGCCGGTGCCGCCCCCGGCGGTCTGCTGGACCTGCTGCAGGACGCCCTGGACCGGGCCGACGAGACCGTGCGCGGCTTCGCGGACTCGGGCACCACGCTCACCGCGCTGCTGTGGTCCGGGGAGCGGCTGGCCCTCGTCCACATCGGGGACTCACGGGCGTACCTGCTGCGCGACGGCGAGCTGTTCCGGATCACGCACGACCACACGATGGTGCAGTCGATGGTGGACGAGGGCCGGCTGACCGAGGCCGAGGCCGCCTCGCACCCCCAGCGGTCGCTGCTCGTACGGGCCTTGGGTTCCGGCACCCGTCCCGCCGGACGCCTGCCCGACCTGCGGCTGCACGACCCGCGTCCCGGCGACCGCTACCTGCTGTGCACGGACGGCCTGTCCACCGTCGTCCCGGACGACGAGCTGCGCCGGGTACTCGCCTCCGGCGCCGGACCCGGGGAGACGGTGCGCACGCTGGTCGGGCTGGCCAACGCCGCCGGCGGTCCGGACAACGTCAGTTGCGCGGTCGCCGATGTACAGGAGAGGTCCGCGGCGGCATAGTCCTCGCCCATGAGCGAGGAATGGTTTCTGCAGACACGCCACGGGGTGCGGTTCGAGTGGGGACCGGAAGGCGCCCGGCGGATCGGGGCGCACGTGGCGTGCCTGGTCGTCGTCGACGTCCTGTCCTTCACCACCGCGGTGACGGTGGCCGTCGAGGCTGGCACCGCGGTGCACCCGTACGCCTGGCGCGACGCGACGGCGGCCGCGTACGCGCGGCGGGTCGGGGCGCGGCTGGCCGTGGGGCGGCGGGAGGTCAGCGAACGCTCGCCGTGGTCGCTGTCCCCCGCCGCCCTGCGCCGTGCGCCGTACACCCCGCGGCTGGTGCTGCCCTCGCCCAACGGATCGACGATCGCCGCGGCGGCCGGGGAGGCGGCGACCGTCGTCGCCGCCTGCCTGCGCAACGCGACCGCCGTCGGCGCGTGGCTCGCCCGGCACGGCTACGGCGTCCGGGACCGCCCCGTCGCGGTGATCGCCGCGGGCGAGCGCTGGCCCGACGGGACCCTGCGGCCCGCGCTGGAGGACCTGCTCGGCGCCGGTGCGGTCGTCGCCGCGCTGCGGGGGCAGGCCCCCGCCGTGACGCTCTCCCCCGAGGCGCGCGCCGCGGCGGCCGCCTTCACCGGGGCGCCCGACCCCGCCGGCACCGTCGCGGCCTGCGCCTCCGGGCGCGAACTCAGCGGCGGCGGTTTCCCCGAGGACGTCGCGATCGCCACCGAGTTCGACGCCGCCTCCGTCGTCCCGGTCCTCTCCGAGGGAGCCTTCTCCTCGCGGCCCATCGC includes:
- a CDS encoding MerR family transcriptional regulator, producing MDSLTIGAFAKASRLSPKALRLYDQLGLLTPARVDPLTGYRHYAPAQLERARLVAWLRRLGMPLARIREVCALDAPAAAREIRAYWAQVEAAHGARRDLAAFLVDHLSRKDSVVNDANDANHSLELRYAALSDAGLVRPGNQDTAYAGARLLAVADGFGGEGAPAGAAAVDALKELDAGAAPGGLLDLLQDALDRADETVRGFADSGTTLTALLWSGERLALVHIGDSRAYLLRDGELFRITHDHTMVQSMVDEGRLTEAEAASHPQRSLLVRALGSGTRPAGRLPDLRLHDPRPGDRYLLCTDGLSTVVPDDELRRVLASGAGPGETVRTLVGLANAAGGPDNVSCAVADVQERSAAA
- a CDS encoding 2-phosphosulfolactate phosphatase; translated protein: MSEEWFLQTRHGVRFEWGPEGARRIGAHVACLVVVDVLSFTTAVTVAVEAGTAVHPYAWRDATAAAYARRVGARLAVGRREVSERSPWSLSPAALRRAPYTPRLVLPSPNGSTIAAAAGEAATVVAACLRNATAVGAWLARHGYGVRDRPVAVIAAGERWPDGTLRPALEDLLGAGAVVAALRGQAPAVTLSPEARAAAAAFTGAPDPAGTVAACASGRELSGGGFPEDVAIATEFDAASVVPVLSEGAFSSRPIADRN
- a CDS encoding DUF2516 family protein, which codes for MLVQGFYDFMGWISIALLVFALFALVDAAIRREDAYRAADKKTKAFWLIILAVAAALIAILPIMSFLPVIGLIAVIVYTVDVRPALKQVSGPRRRGGGSSSDGPYGPFNR
- a CDS encoding bacteriocin immunity protein; its protein translation is MDLRTELLPPPVSPERLAEVAREIERIADLAGSGEPAEKAVAAFNERTGHAYLPSDFAWYDASRGLEEFAREAARPARPRVADITREELVEIVRRVDADPAGEDTDHYLLLFDCNTPHPRACDLLFHPPAGLEDAPPGRIVDAALAYRPIAL
- a CDS encoding helix-turn-helix domain-containing protein is translated as MASLNVGTLGEYLREQRRNAQLSLRQLADAAGVSNPYLSQIERGLRKPSAEILQQLARALRISAETLYVQAGILDERDQGEGMEVRTAILADTAINEKQKQVLLQIYESFRKENAAVEEALDEQPAAPREHVAKKAAKKAVAVLKPNASGPAGPGSGDDAAAAG
- a CDS encoding fused response regulator/phosphatase, whose protein sequence is MSPMSATERRTDQYAAVPGPRQETTLADGRTSPALTLLVIGEDPVGAFTVPDLLDVSGTRVRIRRARNLTEAERLLRDDVNCILLELSAPAAEGVSDGLDSLRQLLRLAPRTAVLVLTAGTDTDAERAAEAVRVGAQDHLTPADLDPSHLTRAIRYAVEHKRADVAQRQLTETRLLAQENSRLERGLLPTPLLHDADLRFAARYRPGRSRALLGGDFYDTVRTPDGTVHAMIGDVCGHGPDEAALGVELRIAWRALTLAGLCGAALLGTLQEVLEHERSDDEIFATLCQVDISPDGRAADLWLAGHPAPLVSLSGMAPQLLPYEHGGPALGLLPQRDCWEGARFELGEAWSLMLYTDGLIEGRIGLGAQRLGQDGMVELVGRQLSAGLAGEELLDAAMTEVRELNGGELTDDVALMLLESGA